Proteins co-encoded in one Nicotiana sylvestris chromosome 7, ASM39365v2, whole genome shotgun sequence genomic window:
- the LOC138873902 gene encoding uncharacterized protein, giving the protein MNEAVEATNKNIKKILRKMIEKHKQWHEKLSFALLGYRTTVLTSTGMTPYMLVYGTEAVIPAEVEIPSLRIIQEVELDNAEWVKSRYEQLALIDGKRMNAICYGQLYQNRMSRTFNKRVKLRQFILGQLMLKKIFLHQDEAKGKFFPNCRVRTWSTSF; this is encoded by the coding sequence ATGAACGAAGCCGTAGAGGCCACAAATAAgaatattaagaagatactaaggaaaatgatagagaagcataagcagtggcacgagaagttatcatttgctttattggggtatcgcaccacagtcctcACATCAACTGGGATGAcgccctatatgctggtttatggtacagaggcggtcattcctgccgaggtagaaattccttccttgaggatcatacaggaagtagAACTTgacaatgcagaatgggtgaaaagtcgttatgagcagctagctcttatagatggaaaaagaatgaacgcaaTTTGctatggtcagctttatcagaacagaatgtccagaaccttcaacaaaagagtcaagctgagACAGTTCATACTAGGGCAGCTaatgttaaagaagattttcctaCATCAGGAcgaggccaaagggaagttctttCCCAActgcagggtccgtacatggtccacctcattctaa